Proteins from a genomic interval of Toxorhynchites rutilus septentrionalis strain SRP unplaced genomic scaffold, ASM2978413v1 HiC_scaffold_296, whole genome shotgun sequence:
- the LOC129781959 gene encoding protein transport protein Sec24A-like, which translates to MFLLDCGPEMFIYVGSNVAPAILSDVIGVNSVPEIPDFCIDLPSRETAASEALFAFIDSINEEKPYSTYIQVIRDTSQFRSLFVEKFVDDRNQSSMSYYEFLQHLRTQVK; encoded by the exons ATGTTTTTGCTGGACTGTGGCCCCGAGATGTTCATCTACGTTGGATCGAATGTGGCACCAGCGATCTTGAGTGACGTTATAG GAGTGAACTCCGTTCCGGAGATTCCCGATTTCTGCATTGATCTCCCAAGTCGGGAGACGGCCGCAAGCGAGGCACTGTTTGCATTTATCGACAGTATCAACGAGGAGAAGCCGTACTCTACTTACATACAGGTTATCAG GGATACGAGCCAATTCCGGTCGTTGTTCGTGGAAAAGTTCGTCGACGATAGGAATCAGAGTTCGATGTCCTATTACGAATTTTTACAGCACTTAAGGACCCAGGTAAAGTAA